A single region of the Sorghum bicolor cultivar BTx623 chromosome 7, Sorghum_bicolor_NCBIv3, whole genome shotgun sequence genome encodes:
- the LOC8077827 gene encoding zinc finger A20 and AN1 domain-containing stress-associated protein 9: protein MAERQEVISGVGAAAAPMCANGCGFFGSAATNNFCSTCYKQDHLMITKTAGAGAAPVDEKKKIEVADKAAGLVMPEQLAGGGGQDPAAAVAMSTPVARAPTGKENANGGPLETLMLQLEASGRRGLIECANACGYFGYPATNNLCTLCYRDFLESVHSSPAAADKVVVLAAEQPAAAQISAATSSATRAVEAAAAAASSRCASCRKKVGLLGFPCRCGGTFCALHRYAEKHACGFDFKAAGREKIAKNNPLVVAAKINKI, encoded by the coding sequence ATGGCGGAGAGGCAGGAGGTCATCTCCGGCGTCGGTGCGGCAGCGGCACCGATGTGCGCCAACGGCTGCGGGTTCTTCGGGAGCGCGGCGACCAACAACTTCTGCTCAACGTGCTACAAGCAGGATCACCTGATGATCACCAagaccgccggcgccggcgccgctcccgtcgatgagaagaagaagatcgaGGTCGCAGATAAGGCTGCTGGTCTCGTGATGCCCGAGCAGCtggctggtggtggtggtcaaGATCCTGCCGCTGCGGTGGCCATGTCGACGCCGGTTGCTCGAGCGCCGACGGGGAAGGAGAACGCGAACGGTGGCCCCTTGGAGAcgctgatgctgcagctggaagcGTCCGGCCGCCGCGGCCTCATCGAGTGCGCCAACGCGTGCGGTTACTTCGGGTACCCAGCGACCAACAACCTGTGCACCCTCTGCTACAGGGACTTCCTCGAAAGCGTtcactcctcccctgccgcggcgGACAAGGTCGTCGTCCTCGCTGCCGAGCAGCCGGCGGCGGCCCAGATCTCTGCTGCAACTTCTAGTGCTACACGGGcggtggaggcggcggcggcggcggcgtcgagcaGGTGCGCGTCGTGCCGCAAGAAGGTGGGGCTGCTGGGGTTTCCCTGCCGCTGTGGCGGCACGTTCTGCGCGCTGCACCGGTACGCGGAGAAGCACGCCTGCGGCTTCGACTTCAAGGCGGCGGGCCGGGAGAAGATCGCCAAGAACAACCCGCTCGTCGTGGCCGCCAAGATCAACAAGATCTGA
- the LOC8077828 gene encoding uncharacterized protein LOC8077828 isoform X4: MASPPCLLFRPSPPLCSRRRRSRPPSPYLLSKQSLHRLPSPRTCRRPVVAAVAKQLVPRPPGTGRRTGATGFACHCSYDTKNGLPTPPPDKGKSSDEWPVLRRWDVPWEWPTISLTMVACAVSFLLTGMVEQFILEQLGFQAGGTTLDEKAEILFLGQLSTTVVVLGVIFGITGTFRPFSDDIFRYEFKEPFKLQNGWLLWSGIGLFVAVVAIALAGAAMTFVNGETPQREKKRKYEYCKLTDLGRSPPPPLPTKAQTHTHTHVDINSIV, encoded by the exons ATGGCTTCCCCGCCGTGTCTCCTCTTCCGCCCCAGCCCGCCGCTGTGCAGCCGGCGCCGCCGCAGTAGGCCCCCCTCCCCCTACCTCCTTTCCAAGCAAAGCCTTCACCGACTTCCCTCACCAAGAACATGCCGCCGTCCAGTGGTGGCGGCAGTGGCAAAGCAGCTCGTGCCGCGGCCGCCAGGTACCGGCCGGCGGACGGGGGCGACGGGCTTCGCCTGTCACTGTTCCTACGACACCAAGAACGGACTGCCCACGCCTCCACCGGATAAG GGAAAAAGCTCGGATGAGTGGCCAGTCCTTCGCAGGTGGGATGTTCCGTGGGAGTGGCCAACGATTTCCCTCACCATGGTGGCATGTGCAGTAAG CTTTCTTTTGACAGGGATGGTTGAGCAATTTATTTTGGAGCAACTAGGTTTTCAAGCTGGGGGGACAACTCTAGATGAGAAGGCAGAAATTCTCTTCTTGGGACAACT TAGCACGACAGTAGTTGTACTTGGAGTTATATTTGGCATCACCGGTACATTTCGACCATTCTCAGATGATATATTTCGCTATG AATTCAAGGAACCATTTAAGCTGCAAAACGGTTGGCTTCTGTGGTCTGGAATCGGCCTATTTGTTGCAGTAGTGGCTATTGCTTTAGCAGGTGCTGCAATGACATTTGTGAACGGTGAAACACCACAGAGAGAG AAAAAAAGGAAATATGAATATTGCAAGTTAACAGATCTGGGAAgaagcccccccccccctctccccACAAAGgcccaaacacacacacacacacatgtagATATTAATTCCATAGTGTAG